The following proteins are encoded in a genomic region of Populus nigra chromosome 16, ddPopNigr1.1, whole genome shotgun sequence:
- the LOC133676149 gene encoding uncharacterized protein LOC133676149, protein MALEWVAVAYAAGAEAMMLLLLTLPGLNPLRNGLLSVTKTLLKPFFSILPICLFLVMDIYWKYETMPSCKTLNSCSPSENMRHQKSTIKSQRNALLIAAALVFYWLLYSVTKLIDRVEQLQFQIKKSTKND, encoded by the coding sequence ATGGCACTGGAATGGGTAGCGGTTGCCTATGCTGCTGGAGCAGAAGCCATGATGCTCCTTCTCTTAACCCTCCCAGGCTTAAACCCCTTACGCAATGGCCTTTTGTCTGTAACTAAAACCCTCCTGAAACCCTTCTTCTCAATATTGCCAATTTGCCTCTTCTTGGTCATGGACATCTACTGGAAATATGAAACGATGCCCTCTTGTAAGACCCTCAATTCCTGCTCTCCATCGGAGAATATGCGCCACCAAAAGTCCACTATTAAGAGCCAACGCAACGCACTTTTGATTGCTGCAGCGTTGGTTTTTTACTGGCTCTTGTATTCTGTAACGAAGCTTATTGATCGAGTTGAGCAGTTGCAGTTTCAGATCAAAAAGTCCACCAAAAATGATTGA